From the Natrarchaeobaculum aegyptiacum genome, one window contains:
- a CDS encoding ABC transporter permease: MTGARTQFRLAWNTLRVVASTPQLLLYPTVLTALALTTPVVVFALIIFFPPIMPIVLVAYLVGMPFLFAFLMVAYCYELNERFDGRRPPLAAGIGVAAARLRLVAIAALAFGPAGFFVYYASALVRFVPGLERVVAVGIEVVSMFAYPAVACADEDDSIGETFESLREAVEREFGTATIAAVGFRFFGATLVLGGFVTAAALVALWWYAGANALVGSVGLAVLPLLALAVLGGSVTTAIFVTFTASGVVKTALYRYATDDELPATLGVGISGLVRGHDQDGTAEPDPAGRLSWLQLGVRQARAGLSSASLWILAVFAAGITGIAAFLASRLYASALETGLEAVEATEVSLDEVATADELEALELVLGTDPTLTDVSATLEALQASGDVLAVTVLSTLILALGPVVGLAVTVPSILRRRSDGSFDRLLEAGYRPHDVVLGAFLGRLAAASIVVVLPALAIALAVWHQQAPVGLSYVAASLFAVACVGIFVAFGVLVGSVARGWKSAVVGSVGVWLVPFALAGNPLGTTSADRETILEAALAAPWDGLPTIVTRLNLYNVIADGMHMVTISSVLEPVPRISRVALGEVVTGDAPPQAAAADLPLTLHQFAVYPIVALWIVVPLLAAVVWFDPNLE; this comes from the coding sequence GTGACGGGAGCCCGCACCCAGTTCAGGCTGGCGTGGAACACCCTGCGCGTCGTCGCCTCGACGCCACAGCTGTTGCTCTACCCGACGGTATTAACGGCGCTCGCACTCACGACGCCGGTCGTCGTCTTCGCGCTTATCATCTTCTTCCCGCCGATCATGCCGATCGTTCTCGTCGCTTATCTCGTCGGGATGCCGTTTCTCTTTGCCTTCCTCATGGTCGCGTACTGTTACGAACTGAACGAACGGTTCGACGGCAGGCGGCCACCGCTGGCCGCCGGGATTGGCGTCGCCGCTGCGCGCCTCCGACTCGTCGCCATCGCCGCGCTGGCGTTCGGCCCGGCCGGCTTCTTCGTCTACTACGCGAGCGCGCTCGTCCGATTCGTTCCCGGACTCGAGCGCGTCGTCGCCGTCGGCATCGAGGTCGTGAGCATGTTCGCCTATCCGGCGGTCGCCTGCGCCGACGAGGACGACTCCATCGGCGAGACGTTCGAATCGCTGCGCGAGGCCGTAGAGCGCGAGTTCGGGACGGCGACCATCGCGGCGGTCGGGTTCCGGTTCTTCGGCGCGACGCTCGTACTGGGCGGGTTCGTCACCGCCGCGGCCCTCGTTGCCCTCTGGTGGTACGCCGGTGCCAACGCCCTCGTCGGTTCGGTGGGACTGGCGGTGCTCCCGCTGCTCGCACTGGCCGTCCTCGGCGGGAGCGTCACGACCGCGATCTTCGTCACGTTCACCGCCTCGGGCGTCGTCAAGACCGCCCTCTATCGGTACGCGACCGACGATGAACTCCCGGCTACACTGGGGGTCGGTATCAGCGGACTGGTTCGCGGCCACGATCAGGACGGCACCGCCGAGCCCGATCCGGCAGGCCGACTCTCCTGGCTCCAACTCGGGGTTCGGCAGGCACGGGCGGGGCTCTCGAGTGCCTCACTCTGGATCCTCGCCGTCTTCGCGGCCGGGATAACGGGGATCGCCGCGTTCCTCGCCTCGCGTCTCTACGCGAGCGCCCTCGAGACGGGGCTCGAAGCCGTCGAGGCGACCGAGGTGTCCCTCGACGAGGTCGCCACGGCCGACGAACTCGAGGCGCTCGAACTCGTCCTCGGTACGGATCCGACGCTCACAGACGTTTCCGCGACGCTCGAGGCGCTGCAGGCGTCCGGTGACGTCCTCGCGGTGACCGTTCTCTCGACGCTCATCCTCGCGCTCGGTCCCGTCGTCGGGCTCGCGGTGACGGTCCCCTCGATTCTCAGACGACGCAGCGACGGCTCGTTCGATCGGCTGCTCGAGGCGGGCTATCGCCCCCACGACGTCGTTCTCGGGGCGTTCCTCGGTCGACTGGCTGCGGCCTCGATCGTCGTCGTCTTGCCGGCGCTCGCGATCGCACTGGCGGTCTGGCACCAGCAGGCACCGGTCGGACTCTCGTACGTCGCCGCGAGCCTCTTTGCGGTCGCCTGCGTCGGCATCTTCGTCGCCTTCGGCGTCCTCGTCGGCTCGGTCGCCCGCGGCTGGAAGTCGGCGGTCGTCGGGAGCGTCGGCGTCTGGCTCGTCCCGTTCGCGCTCGCGGGTAACCCGCTCGGGACCACCAGTGCCGACCGTGAGACCATACTCGAGGCCGCGCTCGCGGCTCCGTGGGACGGCCTCCCGACGATCGTCACCCGGCTGAACCTCTACAACGTGATCGCAGACGGGATGCACATGGTCACCATCTCGAGCGTGCTCGAGCCGGTGCCACGCATCTCCCGGGTCGCGCTAGGGGAGGTCGTCACCGGCGACGCGCCACCACAGGCGGCCGCGGCCGACCTCCCGCTGACGCTCCACCAGTTCGCCGTCTACCCGATCGTCGCACTGTGGATCGTCGTCCCGCTGCTCGCCGCCGTCGTCTGGTTCGACCCGAACCTGGAGTGA
- a CDS encoding PhzF family phenazine biosynthesis protein, whose translation MTDSTIRVLQVDAFTDDPLSGNPAGVVPNADDLTDDQMQAIAAEMAVSETAFLTESLEADRRVRYFTPTQEVDLCGHATIGTFAHLHDEGLEPGTTTLETNVGVLEIDLETDGTVWMTQDAATVREVDVGYDRLAEALGVDRAALEGVSADLPPAVASTGLPWLMVPITYLSDVGSAAPDLQAVASLTDDLDAAGVYLFSFDALEAESTLHGRAFAPGSGVDEDPVTGTASGAVGAYLDHYGAFDDDFPEELRLEQGHYVDRPGVVRVRVGPRVRVGGRGVTVLDGSLLAPEAAEDDILEV comes from the coding sequence ATGACCGATTCCACAATCCGGGTCCTGCAGGTCGACGCGTTCACCGACGACCCTCTCTCGGGCAACCCTGCGGGCGTCGTCCCGAACGCCGACGACCTGACCGACGACCAGATGCAGGCCATCGCCGCCGAGATGGCCGTCAGCGAGACCGCGTTCCTCACCGAGAGCCTCGAGGCCGACCGCCGTGTGCGCTACTTCACCCCCACGCAGGAGGTCGACCTCTGCGGGCACGCGACCATCGGCACGTTCGCCCACCTCCACGACGAGGGTCTCGAACCCGGAACGACGACCCTCGAGACGAACGTCGGCGTCCTCGAGATCGACCTCGAGACCGACGGCACCGTCTGGATGACCCAGGACGCCGCCACGGTCAGGGAAGTCGACGTCGGCTACGACCGCCTCGCCGAGGCGCTGGGCGTCGACCGCGCGGCGCTCGAGGGCGTCAGCGCCGACCTCCCGCCCGCGGTCGCCTCGACTGGCCTCCCGTGGCTGATGGTCCCGATCACGTACCTCTCGGACGTCGGCTCCGCAGCGCCAGACCTCCAGGCGGTGGCGTCGCTCACCGACGACCTCGACGCGGCCGGCGTCTATCTCTTCTCCTTCGACGCCCTCGAGGCCGAGTCGACGCTCCACGGGCGGGCCTTTGCTCCCGGTTCGGGGGTCGACGAGGACCCCGTGACCGGAACCGCGAGCGGTGCGGTCGGTGCCTACCTCGACCACTACGGCGCGTTCGACGACGATTTCCCCGAGGAACTGCGCCTCGAGCAGGGCCACTACGTCGATCGACCGGGAGTCGTTCGCGTGCGCGTCGGCCCCCGCGTTCGCGTCGGTGGCCGCGGTGTCACCGTTCTCGACGGGTCGCTGCTCGCCCCCGAGGCCGCCGAAGACGACATTCTCGAGGTCTGA
- the ppsA gene encoding phosphoenolpyruvate synthase — protein MAVLWLDEIGADDLETVGGKGASLGELTGAGLPVPPGFVVTAGTYRSFIESAEIDEDLFDAVDVDADDSAALADAADRAQELILETPFPDDLREEILESYREVGDGEAFVAVRSSATAEDLPDASFAGQQETFLNVTEEDLLDRVRECWASLFTQRAIYYRQEQGFEHDVVNIAVVVQQMVDAEKSGVMFTSHPSTGEATMIIEAAWGLGEAVVSGAVSPDNYVVPRDDGDLDVTVAEKKVMHVKDEETGETVEKPVPEDKRDARVISDEEIDQLVALGERVEDHYDAPQDVEWAIADGDVYMLQSRPITTIDESSDAPDPVDDTVNAASGVTDGSGAVGATAGSTSQPSGNVLVDGLGSSPGVVSGPAKIVTKLDDLAKVAEGDVIVTEMTMPDMVPAMKRASGIITDEGGMTSHAAIVSRELGVPAIVGTGNATTVLEDDQVVTLDGDKGSVLEGQEVEPDEETEPVEEVRPQSPVKPMTATKVKVNVSIPEAAERAAATGADGVGLLRTEHMILSLNQTPESYVEENGPDAYTKELVDGIRSVADEFYPRPVRVRTLDAPTDEFRQLEGGDAEPHEHNPMLGYRGIRRSLDRTEIFQYELEAFRRLYEMGYDNVEIMFPLVNDAEDVYAAKRQLEAAGIDPDKRRWGVMIETPASALAVEGMAAAGIDFASFGTNDLTQYTLAVDRNNENVADRFDELHPSVLALIGDVIETCREHDVDTSICGQAGSKPEMVQFLVDEGISSISANIDAVRDVQHEVKREEQRLLLESVR, from the coding sequence ATGGCTGTACTCTGGCTGGACGAGATCGGTGCCGACGACCTCGAGACGGTCGGCGGCAAAGGTGCTTCCCTGGGCGAACTTACTGGTGCGGGGTTGCCAGTCCCACCGGGGTTCGTGGTGACCGCGGGCACGTACCGGTCGTTCATCGAATCGGCCGAGATCGACGAGGACCTGTTCGACGCCGTCGACGTCGACGCGGACGACTCGGCCGCGCTCGCCGACGCCGCCGACCGCGCACAGGAACTCATCCTCGAGACGCCGTTCCCCGACGACCTTCGTGAGGAAATCCTCGAGTCCTATCGCGAGGTCGGCGACGGCGAAGCGTTCGTCGCCGTTCGCTCCTCGGCGACCGCCGAGGACCTGCCCGATGCCTCCTTCGCAGGCCAGCAGGAGACCTTCCTCAACGTCACCGAGGAAGACCTGCTCGACCGCGTCCGAGAATGCTGGGCCTCGCTGTTCACCCAGCGAGCGATCTACTACCGCCAGGAGCAGGGCTTCGAACACGACGTGGTCAACATCGCCGTCGTCGTCCAGCAGATGGTCGACGCCGAGAAATCCGGCGTGATGTTCACCAGCCACCCCTCGACCGGCGAGGCGACGATGATCATCGAGGCCGCGTGGGGACTCGGTGAAGCCGTCGTCTCCGGGGCGGTCTCGCCCGACAACTACGTCGTCCCGCGTGACGACGGCGACCTCGACGTGACGGTGGCCGAGAAGAAGGTGATGCACGTCAAAGACGAGGAGACCGGCGAGACCGTCGAGAAGCCGGTTCCCGAGGACAAACGTGACGCGCGGGTCATCAGCGACGAGGAGATCGACCAGCTCGTCGCGCTCGGCGAACGCGTCGAGGATCACTACGACGCCCCACAGGACGTCGAGTGGGCCATCGCCGACGGCGACGTCTACATGCTCCAGTCCCGCCCGATCACGACGATCGACGAGTCCTCCGATGCGCCGGACCCGGTCGACGACACTGTCAACGCTGCAAGCGGGGTCACCGACGGCAGTGGTGCCGTGGGCGCGACCGCCGGCTCGACCAGCCAGCCCTCCGGAAACGTCCTCGTCGACGGCCTCGGCTCGAGCCCCGGCGTCGTCTCCGGGCCGGCCAAGATCGTCACCAAGCTCGACGACCTGGCGAAAGTCGCCGAAGGCGACGTCATCGTCACCGAGATGACGATGCCCGACATGGTCCCGGCGATGAAACGCGCCTCGGGGATCATCACCGACGAGGGCGGCATGACCAGCCACGCGGCCATCGTCTCCCGGGAACTCGGCGTTCCCGCCATCGTCGGCACCGGTAACGCCACGACCGTCCTCGAGGACGACCAGGTCGTCACGCTCGACGGCGACAAGGGCTCCGTGCTCGAGGGTCAGGAAGTCGAGCCGGACGAGGAGACCGAACCCGTCGAGGAGGTTCGCCCGCAGTCACCGGTCAAGCCGATGACCGCGACGAAGGTCAAGGTGAACGTCTCCATCCCGGAAGCCGCAGAACGCGCGGCCGCGACTGGTGCTGACGGCGTGGGGCTGCTCCGGACCGAGCACATGATCCTCTCGCTCAACCAGACCCCCGAGAGCTACGTCGAGGAGAACGGTCCCGACGCCTATACCAAGGAACTCGTCGACGGCATCCGGAGCGTGGCCGACGAGTTCTATCCGCGCCCGGTTCGCGTGCGCACCCTCGACGCCCCGACGGACGAATTCCGTCAGCTCGAGGGTGGCGACGCCGAACCCCACGAGCACAACCCGATGCTCGGCTACCGTGGCATCCGGCGCTCGCTCGATCGCACCGAGATCTTCCAGTACGAACTCGAGGCGTTCCGCCGCCTCTACGAGATGGGCTACGACAACGTCGAGATCATGTTCCCACTGGTCAACGACGCCGAGGACGTCTACGCCGCGAAACGGCAACTCGAGGCAGCGGGGATCGACCCCGACAAGCGCCGCTGGGGTGTGATGATCGAGACGCCCGCCTCCGCGCTGGCCGTCGAGGGGATGGCCGCCGCGGGCATCGACTTCGCCTCCTTCGGCACGAACGACCTCACCCAGTACACGCTGGCGGTCGACCGTAACAACGAGAACGTCGCCGATCGGTTCGACGAACTCCACCCCTCCGTTCTGGCCCTGATCGGCGACGTCATCGAGACCTGCCGCGAACACGACGTCGACACCAGTATCTGTGGGCAGGCTGGCTCGAAGCCCGAAATGGTCCAGTTCCTCGTCGACGAGGGGATCAGTTCGATTTCGGCGAACATCGACGCCGTCCGCGACGTCCAGCACGAGGTCAAACGCGAAGAACAGCGCCTCCTGCTCGAGTCGGTGCGGTAG
- the thiC gene encoding phosphomethylpyrimidine synthase ThiC: protein MARTQLAAAREGTITEAIERVAERENRDPEFVREQVATGQAVIPANRHHDALDPTIIGREFATKVNANIGNSETTSDLETELRKLHTAVHYGADTVMDLGTGGQLDEIREAHLDHSPVPIGTVPLYEAVKRAGSPEDLTPGLLLEVIEKQAEQGVDYMTIHAGILAEHLPLTDGRTTGIVSRGGSIMASWMEAHGEQNPLFQVYDDICEIFAKHDVTFSLGDSLRPGSLADACDEAQYAELDTLGELTRRAWEYDVQVMVEGPGHVPMHKVAENVERQQAVCDGAPFYVLGPLVTDIAPGYDHITSAIGAAMAAQAGAAMLCYVTPKEHLGLPEAEDVRDGLAAYRIAAHAGDVANELPGARDWDDALSEARYDFDWREQFRLALDPERARDYHDQTLPGDNYKEARFCSMCGVEFCSMRIDQDARDAGEMEHLESTTDLESSPAAEVNLPPVGTHESGSLPSLEDSESSTDAAEASSDD, encoded by the coding sequence ATGGCTCGAACCCAGTTAGCCGCCGCCCGCGAGGGAACGATCACCGAGGCGATAGAACGCGTCGCAGAGCGAGAGAACCGTGACCCCGAGTTCGTCCGTGAGCAGGTCGCGACGGGACAGGCCGTGATCCCGGCCAACCGCCACCACGACGCCCTCGACCCGACGATCATCGGCCGCGAGTTCGCGACGAAAGTCAACGCCAACATCGGCAACAGCGAGACGACGAGCGACCTCGAGACCGAACTTCGAAAGCTGCACACCGCGGTCCACTACGGTGCCGACACCGTGATGGACCTCGGCACTGGCGGCCAGCTCGACGAGATCCGGGAGGCCCACCTCGATCACTCGCCGGTTCCCATCGGCACAGTGCCGCTGTACGAGGCCGTCAAGCGGGCAGGCAGTCCCGAGGACCTGACCCCGGGCCTGCTGCTCGAGGTAATCGAGAAGCAGGCCGAGCAGGGCGTGGACTACATGACGATCCACGCGGGCATCCTCGCCGAGCACCTGCCGCTGACCGACGGCCGGACGACGGGCATCGTCTCCCGTGGCGGGTCGATCATGGCCTCGTGGATGGAGGCCCACGGCGAGCAGAACCCGCTGTTCCAGGTGTACGACGACATCTGTGAGATCTTCGCCAAACACGACGTGACGTTCAGCCTCGGCGACAGCCTCCGGCCGGGAAGTCTCGCCGACGCCTGCGACGAGGCCCAGTACGCCGAACTCGACACGCTGGGCGAACTGACCCGTCGCGCCTGGGAGTACGACGTGCAGGTGATGGTCGAGGGACCGGGCCACGTCCCGATGCACAAAGTCGCCGAGAACGTCGAGCGCCAGCAGGCGGTCTGCGATGGCGCGCCGTTCTACGTGCTGGGCCCGCTCGTGACCGATATCGCGCCGGGGTACGACCACATTACGAGTGCGATCGGTGCGGCGATGGCCGCGCAGGCAGGGGCGGCGATGCTCTGTTACGTCACGCCCAAAGAACACCTCGGGTTACCCGAGGCCGAGGACGTCCGCGACGGCCTCGCAGCGTATCGAATTGCCGCCCACGCGGGAGACGTCGCGAACGAACTGCCCGGCGCGCGCGACTGGGACGATGCCCTCTCGGAAGCCCGCTACGACTTCGACTGGCGCGAGCAGTTCCGCCTCGCGCTCGACCCCGAGCGCGCCCGCGACTACCACGACCAGACCCTTCCCGGGGACAACTACAAGGAGGCCCGCTTCTGCTCGATGTGCGGCGTCGAGTTCTGCTCCATGCGAATCGATCAGGACGCCAGAGATGCCGGTGAGATGGAACACCTCGAGTCGACCACGGACCTCGAGTCCTCGCCCGCCGCAGAGGTGAACCTCCCGCCGGTCGGCACTCACGAGTCGGGGTCGCTGCCGTCCCTCGAGGACTCCGAATCGTCGACGGACGCCGCTGAGGCCTCGAGTGACGACTGA
- a CDS encoding phosphoribosyltransferase, with translation MSDLPDDFDCTITNWEYIYGLCRDVADEVRDDEFEPDVIVALARGGWFAGRCLCDFLGLDDLTSLKMEHYVGTGEKADEPTVRYPMPEGSVAGKDVLVIDDIADTGGSISRAYEYVDDRDAGEVRTATLQLLQTSEFEPDYVGERLEEWTWVVYPWNFIEDMIDLISGAMEQADQETFTVDEIRHVLAEFHGIDRIEMEIAQPDRLLEVMAEMERREVLESAGTDEWRLADD, from the coding sequence ATGTCCGATCTACCGGACGACTTCGACTGCACGATCACGAACTGGGAGTACATCTACGGGCTGTGCCGGGACGTCGCCGACGAGGTTCGCGACGACGAGTTCGAGCCGGACGTCATCGTCGCGCTCGCCCGTGGGGGCTGGTTCGCCGGCCGGTGTCTCTGTGACTTCCTCGGGCTCGACGACCTGACGAGCCTGAAGATGGAACACTACGTCGGGACCGGCGAGAAGGCCGACGAGCCGACCGTCCGCTACCCGATGCCCGAGGGCAGCGTCGCGGGCAAGGACGTCCTCGTCATCGACGACATCGCCGACACCGGCGGCTCGATCAGCCGCGCCTACGAGTACGTCGACGACCGCGACGCCGGCGAGGTCCGGACCGCGACGCTCCAGCTCCTCCAGACCAGCGAGTTCGAACCCGACTACGTCGGCGAGCGCCTCGAGGAGTGGACCTGGGTCGTCTACCCGTGGAACTTCATCGAGGACATGATCGACCTGATCTCGGGGGCGATGGAACAGGCCGATCAGGAGACGTTCACGGTCGACGAGATTCGCCACGTGCTCGCCGAGTTCCACGGCATCGACCGCATCGAGATGGAGATCGCCCAGCCTGACCGCCTGCTCGAGGTGATGGCGGAGATGGAACGGCGGGAAGTCCTCGAGTCGGCGGGGACCGACGAGTGGCGGCTGGCCGACGACTGA
- a CDS encoding methyl-accepting chemotaxis protein, with protein MQLQGDEQGELEEALEHVETIRRHIDETDELTTVQHEAIADIYREISELSASLEEVAASSEEVATAAENAREAAERGNETSRAVWQTMAEVVDSAGRLSETAETLEAQMDEIDAIIEIIGDVADETNLLALNAAIQAAKTGSDGQGFGVIADEVKSLATETNEHADAISDELTDLQQQADQTSREAQQLDQTVREASDELESVIDRFDQITETVDEAAVGIGEVASVTDDQAETVEGITDGIESIDQRSERVTEEMTHAGELIDRQTTIVDHLISYIHNLPGMAYRVENEDGWPVMFASDGTERLTGYTREALLSGEVSLGDDIIHDDDADAVWEAVQEALDDRDTFDIAYRITTRRGTVVAVRERGQGVYDDQGNVIAIEGFMSEDSTDRVTKLY; from the coding sequence ATGCAGCTCCAGGGGGACGAACAGGGGGAACTCGAGGAAGCGCTCGAGCACGTCGAGACGATCCGCCGACACATCGACGAGACCGACGAGTTGACGACGGTCCAGCACGAGGCGATCGCCGACATCTACCGGGAAATCTCCGAACTGAGCGCCTCACTCGAGGAGGTCGCGGCCAGTTCCGAGGAAGTGGCGACTGCGGCGGAGAACGCCCGTGAGGCCGCCGAGCGAGGCAACGAGACCAGTCGTGCAGTCTGGCAAACGATGGCCGAAGTCGTCGACTCGGCCGGGCGACTGTCCGAGACTGCCGAGACCCTCGAAGCGCAGATGGACGAGATCGACGCGATCATCGAGATCATCGGGGACGTCGCCGACGAGACCAACCTGCTCGCACTGAACGCCGCGATACAGGCTGCAAAGACGGGCAGTGACGGACAGGGGTTCGGCGTCATCGCGGACGAAGTCAAGTCGCTGGCGACCGAGACCAACGAGCACGCAGACGCAATCTCCGACGAACTGACGGATCTCCAGCAGCAGGCAGACCAGACGAGCCGGGAAGCCCAGCAACTCGACCAGACCGTCCGCGAAGCGAGTGACGAACTCGAGTCCGTCATCGATCGGTTCGACCAGATCACCGAGACCGTCGACGAGGCCGCGGTCGGGATCGGAGAGGTCGCGTCGGTCACGGACGATCAGGCCGAGACCGTCGAGGGTATCACCGACGGGATCGAGTCGATCGACCAGCGGTCGGAGCGAGTGACCGAGGAGATGACCCACGCAGGCGAGTTGATCGACCGACAGACGACGATCGTCGACCACCTCATCTCCTACATACACAACCTCCCGGGAATGGCCTACCGGGTCGAAAACGAGGACGGCTGGCCCGTGATGTTCGCCTCCGACGGCACCGAACGACTCACCGGCTACACGCGGGAGGCGTTACTCTCCGGGGAAGTCTCTCTCGGTGACGATATCATTCACGACGACGACGCCGACGCCGTCTGGGAGGCCGTCCAGGAGGCACTGGACGACCGGGACACGTTCGACATCGCCTACCGGATCACGACCCGACGCGGGACGGTCGTGGCCGTCCGGGAGCGTGGACAGGGCGTCTACGACGACCAGGGGAACGTGATCGCCATCGAGGGCTTCATGTCCGAAGACAGCACTGACCGCGTCACGAAACTCTACTGA